The sequence GCGCTCGGCGGGGATGAAGGCGCGTGGAGCATTCCAGGACAGCGCGAGGAAGCCGCGCACGCCCTTCTCCACCAGCAGGGGCAGCAGGGCCTGCGCGCCCTCGCCGAGCCGCTCCAGCGCGGCCCACGCGGGGTCCGTCACGGACAGCATCTGCTCCAGGTGCGTGAACCAGTGCGGCTCGCGGCGCTCGCGCGCCTGATGCAGCAGCGTCACCTCGGAGGCCTTCAGTGCCCGCAGGTACTCGACGTGCGCGGGCGTGTAGCCGAAGGAGCCGCGCACGGTGAGGCCGTCGTCCTCCCGAAGCTCCATCACCACGCCGCGCACCGCGCCGCTGGAGCCGAGCCCCTCGCGCATCACCACCTCGGCCACCTCTTCCGCGCTGACGGCGCGGGAGAGGGCCGCGGTGACGGCCTGGAGGTGCTCGGTGCGCAACTGCGCCTCGCGGGCCTCGCCGTAGAGCAGCGCGTTGTCCACCGAGAGGCTGGCGCGACGGGCCAACTCCAGGACGAGCTCCAGCTCCGTCTCGTGGAAGCGCTCGCCCTCCTCGCTTCGAATGAGCGCGACGGAGCCCAGCGTGCGGCCACGGGCTCGCAGCGGGACGAAGATGCCGGCGCGGACTCCGAGTCTCCTGGCGACCTCGAGCTGCCCGGGGACGCGCATCATTCCCGGCAGCATCGCGTCGGAGACCTCGGGCAGGAACACGGGCGCGCCGGTGCGCAGCACCTCGGAGACGCCGCCGGGAGTGGACAGGTCCGGCGGGCGCAGGCGCCACAGCTCGTGGACCAGCGCCACCTTCTCCGGCTCGCGGTGCACGGCGGCCACGTGCTCCACCTTGCCGTCGTCGGTGAGGAGGTCCACCACGCACCAGTCCGCGAGCACCGGCACCGTCAGCTCGGCCAACCGCCGCAGCACCGTGCGCCAGTCCAACGACGAGGACAGCAGCTCGCCCGCGCTGGAGAGGAAGGCGAGGCGCTCCTCCGCGTCACCGCCACGAAGGCGGACAGGAGGACGGGAGGACGGGCGCGCGGGCTCACCGGCGGAAGCACCGGAGCGTGATGGCACCTCGTCAGCGTCGGCGCGGGTGCTCACCTGGGAGTCCTCGCGCGCATGCCCCGCTCGTGCTCCAGCGCCAACGAGGGTGTTCCCCCCGGAGTGCTCGCGCGCATGCGCCCCTTCCTCAGCGGAGTCTGACGTGAATGGCTCTGCCACGGATGCGGGTCGCGACATGGACGTGGGGCGGCGCGACATGGCGGGCCGAGATAATGACGCACCCGCGAATCGGCTACCGCAGGCCTCCCTCCAGTACGAGACGAGTGTCAGGTGCCGGACCCCGGAACCCCGCGCGCCGAGGGTGCAGCCCCTCCCCTCACCCCGCGCCGGTGACGGCGGCCGGCGGGTCCCACCAGATGGCGCCCTTGCCCTGGATGGCCTCGCGCGCACGCTCGCGCACGCGGGACATCTCCTCGGTGGACATGGGCTGGAAGGCCGCGGCCGCGCGCAGGGCCGCGTCCTGCTCGTTGGGGTGGCTCATGCCCATCAGCATCACGTCCGGGTCCAGCGTCAGCGTGTAGTGCACGCACTCCTCCACCGGCAGGTGCGGCAGCGAAGGCGCGCCCCGGTCCTCGCGTCCGCCGGAGCCCACCTTGCCGCGAGGCCTCGCCTCCAGCGGCCGGCCGTAGCCCTCCGTGTCACCGAGCAGCTTGCCCGCGCCGAACGTCTTGAACGACACCACGCCCACGCCCAGCGAGCGCGCCAGGGGCAGCACGTCGTCCACGTAGCGCGAGTCCACGAAGGGCCCCAGCGGGAACATCACCACGTCGCACAGCCCGGAGCGCAGCGCCGCGCGCAGCACGTCCGGATGGTGGCTGGAGATGCCCCGGAAGCGCGCCTTGCCCTCGCGCACGCAGCGGCCGAGCTGCTCCATGCCTCCCCCCGGCGCGGCCAGTTTCTCCCACGCCGCCACTTCCGACACCGCGTGGAACACGAACAGGTCCACCACGTCATGCCCCAGCCGCTTCAGGCTGCCCTCCACCTGCGGCGCCACCGGCGCGTCCAGCACGTCCACCTTGTCGATGAGGAAGACGCCGTGGCGCCTGTCTCGCAGCGCCTCGCCCACCGTCTCCTCACTCAGCCCCTCTTCGTAGTTGGGCGCGGTGTCGATGACGTTGAGCCCGGAGTCGAGCGCACGGCGCAGCGTGGTGACGAGCGTCTCGCGCGCAGTGGAACGGTCGGCGATGTCGCCGATGCCCACCGCCGTGGCGTTGAAGCCGGTACGGCCCAGGTGACGGCGCGGCGTGAAGCGGGGAAGGGATGAGTCGGCCATATGCCGCGCGTTGTGGCGGATGCCTCGCGCCACCGTCAAGCGGGCACCACGCGCCGGGTGGAGACACCGTGCGCTGCTGGCCACGGCGTCCCCTGCTGACGTCAACGAGTCTCCGAAAGCCTCACCGGAACGGCCCGCTCACCTCGAACGTCACGCCGGCGCTGCTGCTGCCCGTGGTGCCGCGCTGCGAGCTGAAGTACAGCCGCCGCCCGTCCGGGCTGAACGCCGGCCCGGTGATTTCCGAGGCGGAGTGCCCCTCCAGCTTGATGAACGGCGCCACCACGCGATTGGGCCCCGGGGTGATGATGCAGATTTCGAGGTTGCCCCCGTCCTCCGCGACGAAGATGTCACCCGAGCGGGACACCGTGACGTTGTCCACGCCGGTGAGCGGCGAGTTGGCGAAGAGGTTGTCGTCGTAGATGACCTCCAGCGCCCCGGTGGCCGGCGTGTGCGCCCACACGCGGTTGTCCCCCTTCGTCGTGAAGTAGATGACGCCGCTGTCGTGCCAGCACCCCTCGCCGCCGTTGAACACCGTGGTCTTCGACGCCACCGTCGACTGTGACGACGCCGGGCTGGACGCCGCGCAGTTCACCCACGTCAGCGTGCCCGTGCCCGCGAGCGGGTCTCCATTCACCTTCGCCGCCTGCAACTGGCCCGCCGTCAGCGCGGGGTACGCCGAGGGAATGAAGCGGTAGAAGCGCCCGCTGGTGCTGTCCTCGGTGAGGTACAGCGCCTTGCCCACCGGGTCCACCGCCACCGCCTCGTGCGCGAAGGTGCCCAGCGCGCCGCGCACCACGCCCTGCGAGGACTTCGTCGGGTCGCACTCCCACACCCGCCCGCCGCTGTACTCCTCGCACGACAGCCACGTGCCCCACGGCGTCGGTCCGCCCGCGCAGTTGCTCCGCGTGCCGGAGAGGATGCGGTACGCGCCCACCACCGCGCCGCCGCCGTCGAAGCGCACCGCGCTCACTCCGCCGGACGTCATCTCGCTGTTGGACGTGTACACCCAGC comes from Pyxidicoccus parkwaysis and encodes:
- a CDS encoding alkaline phosphatase PhoX; amino-acid sequence: MRLHRRDFLRLSALGGGALALGPGFWKEAYAAPAQPGPSPYGALSGSPDANGVRLPAGFTSRIIARSGQAVASTGYTWHSAPDGGACFALSTGGWVYTSNSEMTSGGVSAVRFDGGGAVVGAYRILSGTRSNCAGGPTPWGTWLSCEEYSGGRVWECDPTKSSQGVVRGALGTFAHEAVAVDPVGKALYLTEDSTSGRFYRFIPSAYPALTAGQLQAAKVNGDPLAGTGTLTWVNCAASSPASSQSTVASKTTVFNGGEGCWHDSGVIYFTTKGDNRVWAHTPATGALEVIYDDNLFANSPLTGVDNVTVSRSGDIFVAEDGGNLEICIITPGPNRVVAPFIKLEGHSASEITGPAFSPDGRRLYFSSQRGTTGSSSAGVTFEVSGPFR
- a CDS encoding aldo/keto reductase, giving the protein MADSSLPRFTPRRHLGRTGFNATAVGIGDIADRSTARETLVTTLRRALDSGLNVIDTAPNYEEGLSEETVGEALRDRRHGVFLIDKVDVLDAPVAPQVEGSLKRLGHDVVDLFVFHAVSEVAAWEKLAAPGGGMEQLGRCVREGKARFRGISSHHPDVLRAALRSGLCDVVMFPLGPFVDSRYVDDVLPLARSLGVGVVSFKTFGAGKLLGDTEGYGRPLEARPRGKVGSGGREDRGAPSLPHLPVEECVHYTLTLDPDVMLMGMSHPNEQDAALRAAAAFQPMSTEEMSRVRERAREAIQGKGAIWWDPPAAVTGAG